The Synergistota bacterium genome includes a region encoding these proteins:
- a CDS encoding [LysW]-aminoadipate kinase — translation MIVLKIGGSLNGNFKNVCSDIKRLYDMGEKLVIVHGGGEATNELSRKLGVEVEKVVSPSGFESRRTTKEVLEVFVMACAGKINRFLVAQLQSIGVQAIGLSGADGRLIEAERKIIKALTPDGKVKVIKDDYSGKIERINDSFLRELLNMGFVPVVAPLAFGFNGELLNVDGDTLASKIALSLGSESLVILSDVPGLLRDLSDPESLIQEVSLDMEEEILQIAKGRMKKKVMALFEAVRGGVREGVIASGCIESPIISALQGKGTIFRGRSELNLESDRAGREVWKWSISQGALEVS, via the coding sequence TTGATAGTTTTAAAGATAGGTGGAAGCCTGAATGGGAATTTCAAAAATGTATGCAGTGATATTAAAAGGCTTTATGATATGGGTGAAAAGCTTGTTATAGTCCATGGCGGTGGTGAGGCTACAAATGAGCTATCAAGGAAGCTAGGTGTCGAGGTAGAAAAGGTGGTTTCTCCTTCTGGGTTTGAAAGCAGAAGAACGACGAAAGAGGTTCTTGAAGTCTTTGTTATGGCGTGTGCTGGAAAGATAAACAGATTTCTTGTTGCTCAGCTTCAAAGCATAGGGGTTCAAGCTATAGGTTTAAGCGGAGCCGATGGTAGGCTGATTGAAGCCGAGAGGAAGATTATAAAGGCTCTTACACCTGATGGGAAGGTTAAGGTTATAAAAGATGACTACTCCGGCAAGATAGAGAGGATTAACGATTCTTTCTTAAGGGAGCTTTTAAATATGGGTTTTGTTCCTGTAGTAGCTCCCTTGGCCTTTGGCTTTAATGGAGAGCTCCTTAACGTTGATGGAGATACCCTTGCATCAAAGATAGCTTTGTCCTTAGGAAGTGAAAGCTTGGTTATTCTCTCGGATGTGCCAGGCCTCTTAAGGGATTTAAGTGATCCTGAAAGCTTAATTCAAGAGGTTTCTCTTGACATGGAAGAGGAGATACTTCAGATAGCCAAAGGTAGAATGAAGAAAAAGGTGATGGCATTGTTTGAAGCTGTTAGAGGAGGAGTCAGGGAAGGTGTAATAGCCTCTGGTTGTATCGAGAGCCCGATTATATCAGCTCTCCAGGGTAAAGGAACCATATTTAGAGGAAGGAGTGAGCTTAACCTTGAATCTGATAGAGCTGGAAGAGAAGTATGGAAGTGGAGTATATCCCAAGGTGCCCTTGAGGTTAGTTAG
- the argC gene encoding N-acetyl-gamma-glutamyl-phosphate reductase, protein MIKAIVFGGRGYTGGELLRILSFHEGIKVIGVASQGAVGEPIWRYHPHLRPFFKDNFISYGEALDEDFDIAFVALSHGEGADLVKEIYDKGKKVVDLSANFRLKEPREYEKWYSWSHPYPELLKSSVYGLPEAHREELRSAKLISGVGCNATAINLALLPLAEKKLLESFHADVRVGSSAGGAKPSEGGHHPERSRALRIYATYEHRHLAEVTQETGVNGEIRITAVELVRGIQAVVRCELKEDLSEREILKIYRDRYSSESFIELCPFKPEHLRFPDPRWVTGTNLCMIGLKLHPGGRALTVVSVIDNLVKGASGSAVQAANIALGLPEDMGLKLVPVYPV, encoded by the coding sequence GTGATAAAGGCTATTGTGTTCGGAGGAAGGGGATACACTGGAGGAGAGCTGTTGAGGATACTTTCTTTTCATGAAGGGATAAAGGTTATAGGCGTTGCCTCTCAGGGGGCGGTAGGGGAGCCCATCTGGAGGTATCATCCTCACCTAAGGCCTTTTTTTAAGGATAACTTTATAAGTTACGGAGAAGCCCTTGATGAGGATTTTGATATAGCCTTTGTTGCTCTATCTCATGGTGAGGGAGCTGATCTCGTTAAAGAAATATACGATAAGGGGAAAAAGGTTGTTGACTTAAGCGCTAACTTCAGGCTTAAGGAGCCCAGGGAGTATGAAAAGTGGTACTCTTGGAGCCATCCTTATCCGGAGCTTCTGAAAAGTTCAGTCTATGGTCTTCCCGAGGCTCATAGAGAGGAGTTACGAAGCGCTAAGTTGATCTCGGGTGTGGGATGTAATGCAACAGCTATAAATTTGGCTCTTTTGCCATTGGCTGAGAAGAAGCTATTGGAAAGTTTTCATGCGGATGTAAGGGTTGGTTCTTCTGCGGGAGGAGCTAAGCCTTCAGAGGGCGGACATCATCCAGAAAGAAGCAGGGCCTTAAGGATCTATGCTACTTATGAGCATAGGCACCTTGCTGAGGTCACTCAAGAGACGGGAGTTAATGGAGAGATAAGGATAACAGCTGTTGAGCTTGTCAGAGGTATTCAAGCTGTTGTTAGATGTGAGCTTAAAGAGGATCTTAGTGAAAGGGAGATACTTAAGATCTATAGGGATAGATATTCTTCTGAATCTTTTATTGAGCTCTGTCCTTTTAAGCCGGAGCATCTTCGTTTTCCTGATCCAAGATGGGTTACAGGGACTAATCTTTGTATGATCGGGCTTAAACTTCATCCTGGTGGAAGAGCATTAACCGTGGTAAGCGTTATAGATAATCTGGTTAAAGGAGCATCAGGCAGTGCAGTTCAAGCGGCTAATATCGCTTTGGGATTGCCTGAAGATATGGGGTTAAAGCTTGTACCTGTTTATCCCGTTTAG
- the lysX gene encoding lysine biosynthesis protein LysX, which yields MKRIGGSSLGTEDKKILLIYTILRDEERIIDKALSRRGIKVEKVLGNRTLWELGNGVPGARLAINRTLSASQATYISFLLEDRGVKVINPFRTMVVCNDKALTTELLAKEGIPVPRTYLAFTPEKALEALEEIGYPAVIKPVNGSWGRLLAKVNDRDAAEAIIFCRWNLGGVHQKAFYIQEYVRKPGRDIRVLVIGGKVKYAVYRSSSHWVTNTARGAKAALCSVSDELIRISEKVASIVGGDFIALDLFESERGLLVNEVNSTPEFARSSRDVGIDVGEMIADYVEEVLS from the coding sequence TTGAAGAGGATTGGGGGGAGTAGCCTTGGGACGGAGGACAAGAAGATTCTCTTAATCTATACGATTTTGAGGGATGAGGAAAGGATAATAGATAAAGCTTTAAGTAGAAGGGGGATAAAGGTGGAAAAGGTTCTGGGGAATAGGACCCTTTGGGAGTTAGGTAATGGAGTTCCTGGAGCTAGATTAGCTATAAATAGAACCTTAAGTGCCTCTCAGGCTACTTATATATCCTTTTTGCTTGAGGATAGGGGAGTTAAGGTTATAAATCCCTTTAGAACAATGGTCGTCTGTAACGATAAAGCTTTGACTACCGAGCTTTTGGCCAAGGAGGGAATTCCTGTTCCCCGTACCTATCTTGCTTTTACCCCTGAGAAGGCTTTAGAGGCCTTAGAGGAGATTGGTTATCCTGCTGTTATAAAGCCCGTTAACGGTTCCTGGGGAAGGCTCTTAGCAAAGGTTAATGATAGGGATGCTGCCGAAGCTATAATATTTTGTCGCTGGAACTTAGGAGGAGTTCATCAGAAGGCCTTTTATATTCAAGAGTATGTAAGGAAGCCTGGAAGGGATATCAGGGTTCTTGTTATAGGTGGGAAAGTTAAGTATGCGGTTTATAGAAGCTCTTCCCATTGGGTAACAAATACGGCTAGAGGAGCTAAAGCTGCGTTATGTTCCGTAAGTGATGAGTTAATTAGAATATCGGAAAAGGTGGCTTCTATCGTTGGTGGAGACTTTATAGCTTTGGATCTCTTTGAGAGCGAAAGAGGGCTTCTAGTTAATGAAGTTAATTCTACGCCAGAGTTTGCAAGATCATCCAGAGATGTTGGAATCGATGTGGGAGAGATGATAGCTGACTATGTTGAGGAGGTGCTTTCGTGA
- the lysW gene encoding lysine biosynthesis protein LysW — protein sequence MKSRCPECDVVLELEDPEVGEIVICPDCGVELEIVSLNPLELEVAPEVEEDWGE from the coding sequence ATTAAATCTCGTTGTCCTGAGTGTGATGTGGTATTAGAGCTTGAAGATCCAGAGGTGGGAGAAATTGTTATATGTCCTGATTGTGGTGTTGAACTTGAGATTGTGAGTCTTAATCCTTTGGAGCTTGAGGTTGCTCCCGAGGTTGAAGAGGATTGGGGGGAGTAG
- the lysX gene encoding lysine biosynthesis protein LysX, translating into MVYSRLRVEEKLLIDAFEREGVALNLLHEDSLLLPLFANGELSIKPPAVVLNRVISASHAFYVSRVLESNGIRVISSSRAISSCLDKAITTLLLVENGIPVPRTYLAFSPENALKAIERVGYPAVVKPVNGSWGRLLAKVNDKDAAEAVLEHKYTLGNGLQKIFYIQEYVNKPGRDIRSFVIGRKCVAAIYRVSPHWITNTARGGEARNCPLTSELVELSERAARAVDGEVVALDIFETPSGELLVNEINHSPEFRNSIAPTGVDIPGEIVRYIKSFL; encoded by the coding sequence ATGGTCTACTCAAGGTTAAGAGTTGAGGAAAAGTTGCTTATCGATGCCTTTGAAAGGGAGGGTGTTGCTCTAAATCTTCTTCACGAGGATAGTCTTTTACTTCCTCTCTTTGCTAATGGGGAGCTTTCTATTAAACCCCCTGCGGTGGTTTTAAACCGCGTTATTTCAGCCTCTCATGCTTTCTATGTATCGCGGGTCCTTGAAAGTAACGGAATAAGGGTAATAAGTTCCTCTAGGGCAATATCTAGCTGTCTAGATAAAGCTATAACAACTCTTCTCTTGGTGGAAAATGGTATTCCTGTTCCGCGTACTTATCTTGCTTTTTCTCCAGAGAATGCTTTAAAGGCAATAGAGAGGGTTGGATATCCAGCGGTTGTTAAGCCTGTTAATGGTTCTTGGGGAAGGCTTTTAGCGAAGGTTAATGATAAAGATGCGGCTGAGGCGGTATTGGAACATAAGTACACTTTAGGAAATGGGCTTCAGAAGATCTTCTATATTCAAGAGTATGTGAATAAGCCTGGCAGGGATATAAGAAGCTTCGTTATAGGACGCAAGTGTGTTGCTGCCATATATAGGGTTTCGCCTCACTGGATAACAAATACCGCTCGTGGTGGTGAAGCTAGAAACTGCCCATTAACTTCTGAGCTAGTTGAGCTTTCTGAAAGAGCAGCTCGTGCTGTAGATGGAGAGGTGGTAGCCCTTGATATTTTTGAGACACCCTCGGGTGAGCTCTTGGTTAACGAGATAAATCACTCCCCTGAGTTTAGAAATAGCATTGCCCCTACGGGTGTGGACATACCAGGGGAGATAGTAAGGTATATAAAAAGTTTCCTTTGA
- a CDS encoding SLC13 family permease: MDLSSLIFIITYILLAIGQPPIFRIDRTGAVLIGATAMLALKVISIQEAYSAIDYKTIATLFGLMVLVAHFRLSGALNLLVKYLISKVKNPSELLYFIIFSAGILSAFLMNDTICLLFTPLVLKITKISGLNPKPFLLALCMSANIGSVATITGNPQNLIIGISSGLTYSEFFYYLFPVAILGLLTLITILKIAYKKELSKPINNEVKLKFRYKKPIVIKFYIIALLCLIGFFIGLPIQGVAMITACLLLITRRIKPEKVYNLIDFKLLVLFIGLFIIIKSFENSALFKHLSEISGTFLKNPLTFVSSVTILSNAVSNVPAVLIFKPFIETLSLGKEAWLYLAMSSTLAGNLTVLGSIANIIVIESAYPKVKISFLEYLKLGLPVTTLTLLIGTLWLKIALLW; this comes from the coding sequence ATGGATCTTTCCTCTTTAATATTTATTATAACTTATATACTTTTAGCAATAGGACAGCCACCTATCTTTCGAATAGATAGAACGGGTGCGGTACTTATAGGCGCTACAGCTATGTTAGCATTAAAGGTTATATCCATTCAAGAAGCTTACTCGGCAATAGATTATAAAACGATAGCTACACTTTTCGGCTTAATGGTCTTGGTGGCCCACTTTCGACTATCAGGAGCTTTAAATCTATTAGTAAAATACCTGATTTCAAAAGTTAAAAACCCCTCTGAACTTTTATATTTTATAATCTTTAGCGCTGGTATTCTCTCAGCATTTCTAATGAATGATACGATATGCTTACTTTTCACTCCTCTGGTTTTAAAGATAACCAAGATATCAGGATTAAATCCTAAACCCTTTCTCTTAGCCCTATGTATGTCTGCAAATATTGGAAGCGTTGCCACGATCACTGGAAATCCCCAAAACCTTATAATAGGTATCTCCTCTGGACTAACATATAGTGAATTCTTTTACTATCTTTTCCCGGTTGCCATATTAGGGCTCCTCACTCTAATAACAATACTCAAAATAGCTTACAAGAAAGAATTATCAAAGCCTATAAATAACGAAGTAAAGCTTAAATTTAGATACAAAAAACCCATCGTAATTAAATTCTATATCATCGCTCTATTATGTTTAATTGGCTTCTTTATAGGGCTACCCATACAAGGAGTGGCCATGATTACCGCCTGCCTACTTTTGATTACAAGGAGAATAAAACCTGAAAAAGTTTACAATCTGATAGACTTCAAGCTTTTAGTCCTTTTCATAGGCCTATTCATAATAATAAAATCCTTCGAAAACTCAGCCCTATTTAAGCATCTCTCAGAAATCTCTGGAACCTTTCTAAAAAACCCACTTACCTTTGTATCATCGGTTACCATTTTATCTAACGCTGTAAGTAACGTCCCTGCAGTCTTAATATTCAAGCCCTTCATAGAAACCCTATCTTTAGGCAAGGAAGCATGGCTATACCTCGCCATGAGCTCAACATTAGCAGGAAATCTTACCGTACTTGGCTCTATAGCAAACATAATAGTCATAGAGTCAGCCTATCCGAAGGTAAAAATATCCTTCCTTGAGTACCTAAAGCTTGGCTTACCGGTAACCACTCTTACGCTACTTATTGGAACCCTATGGTTAAAAATAGCTTTACTCTGGTGA
- a CDS encoding tetratricopeptide repeat protein, with protein sequence MLQRRRFLLACFIFTFCFLPVSMAFAQSMLKFYSGIGIRVFEEEDDERIEELKEAIRLRLDFVLAYHGLSLSSIKFGQYVEPKGYSSHGLSYIKLERYAEAIESFKKALKLDPNFAEAYIGLGLVYGYLGCYEDAIKAFKEFIRLEPNCAEAYYNLGLSYAKLGRYENAIETFRQAVRIRPDYKEANDNLALSYYSIGVHYWELNQYSESVRAFKCAVELKPDDINMLNDLGSAYGKIGRYGEAIRIYRQVNELKSDYALAYYNLGVCYAKLERYVEASNALEKAVELKPDHAKSRYGLGLVYLALGEENFAIKQYKVLKNLDKDLANDLFIMINR encoded by the coding sequence ATGTTACAAAGAAGAAGGTTTTTATTAGCTTGTTTTATTTTCACTTTCTGTTTCTTGCCTGTTTCTATGGCTTTTGCGCAGAGTATGCTTAAATTTTATTCTGGTATTGGTATAAGAGTTTTTGAGGAAGAGGATGATGAAAGAATTGAAGAGCTTAAGGAAGCTATAAGATTAAGGCTTGATTTTGTCTTAGCTTATCATGGGCTTAGTTTATCTAGTATTAAATTCGGTCAGTATGTTGAGCCTAAGGGTTATTCTAGCCATGGATTATCGTACATAAAGCTGGAACGTTATGCTGAAGCAATAGAATCGTTTAAGAAAGCTTTAAAGCTGGATCCTAATTTTGCTGAAGCGTATATAGGTCTTGGCTTAGTCTATGGATATCTCGGTTGCTATGAGGATGCGATCAAAGCTTTCAAGGAATTTATAAGGTTAGAGCCTAATTGTGCTGAAGCCTATTATAATCTCGGTTTATCCTATGCTAAACTGGGTCGGTATGAAAATGCTATAGAGACTTTTAGACAGGCCGTAAGGATAAGACCTGACTATAAGGAAGCCAATGATAATCTCGCTTTATCCTATTATAGCATAGGAGTGCACTATTGGGAGCTAAATCAATATTCTGAGTCGGTAAGGGCCTTCAAGTGTGCTGTTGAGCTGAAGCCAGATGATATTAATATGCTTAATGACCTTGGGTCAGCTTATGGCAAGATCGGCCGCTATGGTGAAGCAATAAGGATTTATAGGCAAGTGAATGAGTTAAAGTCAGATTATGCCTTGGCCTATTATAATCTTGGTGTGTGCTATGCGAAACTTGAACGCTATGTTGAGGCATCAAATGCTTTAGAGAAAGCTGTGGAGCTAAAACCTGATCACGCTAAATCACGTTATGGTCTTGGTCTGGTTTATTTAGCGCTTGGTGAGGAAAATTTTGCTATAAAGCAGTATAAAGTTTTAAAAAATCTTGATAAAGATTTAGCTAATGATCTTTTCATTATGATTAATAGATGA
- a CDS encoding sodium:solute symporter family protein yields the protein MILPIIIIYMIAMLLIGWWASKYYIKGMTDFLLAGRRLGVLLGAATLAATHFGGGAVMGGGEYGFKYGISGAWYGVSCGIGLLFLILTAERFRTLALYTVPDYLEQRYGGKTIRVLGALLSLIALIGILAAQVLAARNALSIVGLKGNTGAIIATLVFIIYTTTGGLWAVTLTDLFQLILAAIGVIIGAFVVLVKVGGFTGLTSALTSKGVAASYFSFWGMGTASIMWLLLPTVMYTLIGQDFYQRLFATKDPKTAKNAALLGGIILVIISFFPTIIGMGAKALSSEDLGRMSVPWVLQNLMHPILGGIVLSAILAAIMSTADSLLTAATSHIIKDLWIETFKADELKEERKLLTLSRIFTFIVGILSLIIALIVPGIIDALIYSYTMYTAGVFIPVIGGILWSGATKAGAITSLVGGAIVALYGILTGTEVFGAPAEIYSALVSLVLFILVSAVTKKA from the coding sequence ATGATTTTACCTATCATTATCATTTACATGATCGCTATGCTACTTATAGGATGGTGGGCAAGCAAATATTACATAAAAGGTATGACCGACTTCCTACTTGCTGGTAGAAGGCTTGGCGTATTACTTGGTGCTGCCACTTTAGCAGCGACGCACTTTGGCGGTGGAGCTGTAATGGGTGGAGGAGAATATGGCTTTAAATATGGTATCTCTGGCGCATGGTATGGAGTATCTTGCGGAATTGGCTTGCTGTTCTTAATTTTAACGGCAGAAAGATTTAGAACCCTTGCTCTTTATACTGTGCCTGATTATCTTGAACAAAGATACGGCGGAAAAACAATAAGAGTCTTAGGGGCATTACTTTCACTTATAGCCCTTATAGGTATTCTTGCAGCTCAAGTCTTAGCTGCAAGAAACGCTTTAAGCATAGTAGGATTAAAGGGGAATACCGGCGCCATAATAGCAACCTTAGTATTTATAATTTACACTACCACTGGAGGACTATGGGCCGTTACGCTAACCGATCTATTTCAGCTCATCTTAGCAGCTATAGGGGTAATAATAGGAGCTTTTGTAGTTCTTGTTAAGGTTGGAGGCTTTACTGGATTAACATCCGCTTTAACTTCAAAAGGAGTTGCCGCAAGCTACTTCAGCTTCTGGGGAATGGGAACGGCTAGCATAATGTGGTTACTCCTTCCTACAGTAATGTATACCCTTATAGGTCAGGACTTTTACCAGAGACTATTTGCTACAAAAGACCCAAAAACAGCTAAGAACGCAGCTCTTCTTGGTGGAATAATATTAGTTATAATAAGCTTTTTCCCAACGATAATAGGAATGGGAGCTAAAGCGTTATCAAGTGAAGATCTGGGAAGAATGTCTGTACCATGGGTCTTACAAAACCTTATGCATCCTATCCTAGGAGGAATAGTTCTATCGGCTATACTTGCGGCCATAATGTCCACAGCGGATTCCCTTCTTACCGCTGCCACATCCCATATAATTAAAGACCTCTGGATCGAAACTTTCAAGGCAGATGAGTTAAAAGAAGAGAGGAAGCTCTTAACCTTATCAAGGATCTTTACCTTCATAGTCGGCATTTTATCACTTATAATAGCTCTTATCGTCCCAGGAATAATAGACGCACTTATATACTCCTACACTATGTACACAGCAGGAGTATTCATACCTGTAATAGGAGGAATCTTATGGAGTGGAGCAACAAAGGCAGGAGCGATTACATCTCTTGTTGGTGGAGCAATAGTAGCGCTCTACGGCATATTAACAGGAACAGAAGTCTTTGGAGCACCTGCTGAAATATACTCAGCTTTAGTATCATTAGTATTATTTATACTAGTATCAGCGGTAACGAAAAAGGCTTAA
- the phnD gene encoding phosphate/phosphite/phosphonate ABC transporter substrate-binding protein yields the protein MKKEQKTGNASKLLESIENMFFEIFQLTWLLNENIKVFENIAESFSNVEKLNIKSFDNASIIMEIVNELVKISNKLREETLRAKNITETLENTCRNLSISIAMARNALEEQEKIFKKVVETNENLINQSGAVAEIIKTLNLLAKQINLLSLNASIEAVKAGEKGKGFAVVSQEIRKLSEKTREANSEIEKTIKNIVNTIKESFEITNKSFEEFSKLKESFKAFMGFISQTASGFENVFQVTTTINSISDEVLKVTNKIEESSREIFDTSKNVRELSREVGNTVKTQESKNQEVLKMISSLNKTLFDIQRQASTLRSEQEIIFGVNPFTNPKTIREMYYPIIKWACEKAGYTSRMVIVHSYDALTQALKEEIVDGGWFSPFAYVEAKETLDNIVPIATPIVNGRASYDGYIITSKKSNIKSLKDLKGKRFGFVDPKSASGYLFSKYALLQEGINPDKDFKETLFLGSHDNVIKAVLQGEIDAGATYNEALERAKEQGVDISDVVIINTVKDIPKDAIVLLNRLPHNFIEKFKEALLSFKQAKGIQGFVEARDERYDIIRRVKKTISL from the coding sequence TTGAAAAAAGAACAAAAAACAGGAAACGCATCAAAACTCTTAGAAAGTATCGAAAACATGTTCTTCGAGATTTTCCAATTAACTTGGCTTTTAAACGAAAATATAAAGGTTTTTGAAAACATAGCTGAAAGTTTCTCTAACGTAGAAAAGCTTAATATTAAGAGCTTTGACAATGCCTCAATAATAATGGAGATAGTGAATGAACTTGTAAAAATATCCAACAAACTAAGGGAAGAAACTCTACGAGCGAAAAACATTACAGAAACACTTGAAAACACCTGTAGAAACTTAAGCATCTCTATAGCTATGGCGCGGAACGCTTTAGAAGAACAAGAAAAAATCTTCAAAAAGGTTGTAGAAACTAATGAAAATCTTATAAATCAATCAGGAGCCGTAGCAGAAATAATAAAAACTTTAAACCTGCTTGCTAAACAGATAAACCTGCTTTCTCTCAACGCCTCTATAGAAGCCGTAAAGGCCGGTGAAAAAGGGAAAGGCTTTGCGGTTGTATCACAAGAGATAAGAAAACTCTCAGAAAAAACAAGAGAGGCTAACTCTGAAATAGAAAAAACGATCAAAAATATCGTGAACACGATAAAGGAATCTTTTGAAATAACTAATAAATCCTTTGAAGAGTTTTCGAAACTTAAAGAATCGTTTAAGGCGTTTATGGGTTTTATATCCCAAACGGCCTCAGGATTCGAAAACGTTTTTCAAGTAACAACAACGATAAATAGCATATCTGATGAAGTTCTTAAAGTAACAAACAAAATAGAGGAATCTTCAAGGGAAATTTTTGATACATCTAAGAATGTAAGAGAGCTATCAAGGGAGGTGGGAAATACCGTAAAGACCCAAGAAAGCAAAAACCAAGAGGTTTTAAAAATGATATCCTCTCTCAACAAAACCCTTTTCGATATACAAAGGCAAGCATCCACCTTAAGATCCGAACAGGAGATAATTTTTGGAGTCAATCCTTTCACAAATCCTAAAACTATAAGAGAGATGTACTACCCCATAATAAAGTGGGCTTGCGAAAAAGCAGGTTATACATCAAGAATGGTTATCGTTCACAGTTACGATGCTTTGACTCAAGCCTTAAAAGAAGAGATAGTTGATGGAGGTTGGTTTTCCCCATTCGCATATGTTGAAGCAAAGGAGACTTTGGATAATATAGTTCCTATAGCGACTCCCATAGTTAACGGAAGAGCAAGCTACGATGGATATATTATTACCTCCAAAAAGTCCAATATAAAAAGCCTTAAAGACCTTAAAGGAAAGCGCTTCGGATTTGTAGATCCCAAAAGCGCTTCAGGTTATCTATTTTCAAAATATGCTCTACTTCAAGAGGGAATAAACCCTGATAAGGACTTCAAAGAAACCCTCTTCCTGGGAAGTCACGATAATGTTATAAAGGCTGTTCTTCAAGGAGAAATAGATGCAGGTGCCACTTACAATGAAGCACTAGAAAGAGCTAAAGAACAGGGAGTAGACATAAGTGATGTAGTTATAATAAACACCGTTAAAGATATACCTAAAGACGCAATAGTCTTACTTAATCGCCTACCACATAACTTCATAGAAAAATTCAAGGAGGCGCTTCTTTCATTTAAACAAGCCAAGGGAATTCAAGGTTTTGTTGAAGCAAGAGATGAGCGCTATGACATCATAAGAAGGGTTAAAAAAACTATATCTTTATAA
- a CDS encoding DUF362 domain-containing protein — protein sequence MMASKVYFMDLRASSRENLLDKFERLLRTAHIGHLSLSERFVAIKMHFGELGNLAYVRHNFVGRLVKILGDLGAKPFLTDTNTLYRGSRSNAVSHLEAAFKNGFNPLTVGCHVLIADGLRGFDCRKVEINLKHFSYALIASAIAESDVIISLNHFKGHELTGFGGAIKNVGMGCASREGKLKMHSNSKPRISKNDCVSCGACIRNCNYSAISFDENRKAYINYEICVGCGQCIVVCPSEAIDIDWDMSLEACERIVEYAYAVLKNKPAFHINFITNVSPFCDCWNYNDASIVPDIGVLASFDPVAIDKASVDLVNQALPNPFGPLSEKDMRKGEDKFTLIHPKTNWKVMLDYAEEIGLGNQAYELIKI from the coding sequence ATAATGGCTTCAAAGGTATATTTTATGGACCTTAGAGCTTCTTCTCGGGAGAATCTTCTGGATAAGTTTGAACGTCTTCTTAGAACGGCCCACATAGGTCATTTGAGTCTCTCCGAAAGATTTGTGGCCATAAAGATGCATTTCGGAGAGCTCGGAAACTTGGCCTATGTGAGGCATAACTTTGTTGGTAGGCTCGTTAAGATTTTGGGAGATTTAGGTGCCAAACCCTTTTTGACAGATACGAATACACTTTATAGGGGAAGCAGGTCTAACGCGGTAAGTCATCTTGAAGCTGCTTTCAAGAATGGGTTTAATCCGTTAACGGTTGGGTGTCATGTTTTAATAGCCGATGGATTAAGGGGCTTTGATTGTAGAAAGGTAGAGATAAACTTAAAACACTTTTCTTATGCGTTGATAGCTTCTGCTATAGCGGAATCTGATGTGATTATTTCCTTAAATCACTTTAAAGGACATGAGTTAACCGGTTTTGGAGGCGCAATTAAAAATGTTGGAATGGGTTGTGCTTCCAGGGAAGGCAAGCTTAAGATGCACTCTAACTCTAAGCCCAGGATCTCAAAGAATGATTGTGTTTCTTGTGGAGCGTGCATTAGAAACTGTAATTATAGCGCTATAAGCTTTGATGAGAATAGGAAGGCTTACATAAATTACGAAATATGCGTTGGATGTGGTCAGTGTATAGTTGTTTGTCCTTCAGAGGCGATAGATATAGATTGGGATATGAGCTTGGAAGCGTGTGAGCGTATAGTGGAGTATGCCTATGCGGTTTTGAAGAATAAGCCAGCCTTTCACATAAACTTCATTACTAATGTTTCTCCATTTTGTGACTGCTGGAATTATAACGATGCTTCTATAGTTCCTGATATAGGTGTTTTAGCCTCTTTTGATCCTGTTGCTATAGATAAGGCTTCAGTTGATCTTGTAAATCAGGCTTTGCCAAATCCCTTTGGTCCTCTTTCCGAAAAAGACATGCGTAAAGGGGAGGATAAGTTTACCTTGATTCATCCTAAAACTAACTGGAAGGTCATGCTTGACTATGCTGAGGAGATAGGTTTAGGAAACCAAGCATACGAGCTTATAAAGATATAG
- a CDS encoding iron-sulfur cluster assembly protein: MKRELNEIEKSVLEELKKVKDPETESDIVSLGLVYGMTIKESYAEIWVSLARRLSVCPFCKALGWTIVDKITRDIVSKLEGMGFKRIKVVEAINPSIAYYGGEEE, from the coding sequence GTGAAAAGAGAGCTTAATGAAATTGAAAAGAGTGTTTTGGAGGAGCTTAAGAAGGTTAAGGATCCCGAGACCGAAAGCGATATCGTTTCCCTTGGTTTAGTTTATGGTATGACGATTAAGGAAAGCTATGCTGAAATATGGGTCAGTTTAGCTCGGAGGCTTAGTGTATGTCCCTTCTGTAAAGCCTTGGGTTGGACCATAGTAGATAAGATCACAAGGGACATCGTTAGTAAATTAGAGGGTATGGGATTTAAGAGAATTAAGGTGGTTGAGGCCATTAATCCAAGTATAGCCTATTATGGAGGAGAGGAGGAGTAA